One window of the Trifolium pratense cultivar HEN17-A07 linkage group LG2, ARS_RC_1.1, whole genome shotgun sequence genome contains the following:
- the LOC123904432 gene encoding uncharacterized protein LOC123904432, translating into METINVVIDDAPSTQPSDVETDVEPFPDNSDEMTQSEKSELKGDESDQDSAPAPAKAPSIRTQKNHPKDLIIGDPDQGIATRRKIDAISNTCFHSRTKHIDIRHHFIRDLVEENIVKLEHVATEEQIKNKIADTVKTRSKSKKEGTTVVVDAMPLSSIPATTSKKKKSAKSSKKVSESSPSIKSDSIKSKKKKPQSPVKRGLSMSDLYLSKNFSETANVESHDVASGKNANVESSVKSVSEKVNQENPTVEENPSSVETLGKTQNIAENVGVNNNPSVPENMTVPTNVITDVTEKSQEKAVVTDAPTGVEPSSIPTDAEKDVEASKGGSSPHANTATGSFGSGSNTEASTEEEVNKESTPEDVADSEPENEAGEDSEKTTNEEQDIVDVDEVPSEEDLQPPPTQKGIRRRLRSRTTTPAPVVTTTPVVTKNSKDTTLKPVKYGPKKGWSKPIPPPEKNKGVLKRKSAPSSDSEFEAEKDASSIKPPAKKAMSAKKAMPQFVAPDIEDFPCKDILECEEIVSLINDAGLIKTVWGLGSCYEKLVREFVVNIPIGCDNPLDKEFQKVFVRGKCVTFSPSVINRFLGNSDEPHPDIDVSDNVVCRTITADKVKTWPKKKKVPAVKLTQKYAILNRIASVNWVPTTHASDIATNLGKLIYMIGTGTKFNAGLYIFNQVVQHAKTSVTKQPIAFPTLICDIILSQHPNIRHEDESAKKRATPLAIHQKLYSKQHAPDIVGPSNAAADTPMTRKEMIAMLEANCKELDEKKLQFERMIHALRVEEAAAQAADADDDGSSGEEEADTDVEGEENDSSPSASV; encoded by the exons atggaaacgatcaatgttgtgattgatGATGCACCATCCACTCAACCATCGGATGTGGAAACTGATGTTGAACCATTTCCTGACAACTCTGATGAGATGACCCAAAGTGAAAAGTCTGAATTAAAAGGTGATGAATCTGATCAAGACTCTGCACCTGCCCCAGCAAAAGCACCATCTATTAGGACACAGAAGAATCACCCTAAAGATCTAATCATAGGTGATCCAGACCAGGGCATTGCTACCAGAAGAAAGATTGATGCTATCTCAAACActtgtttt cacAGTAGAACAAAGCATATTGACATTCGTCATCACTTCATCAGGGATTTGGTGGAAGAGAATATTGTGAAATTGGAGCATGTTGCAACTGAAGAACAg atcaaaaacaaaattgctgaTACTGTGAAAACAAGATCAAAGTCTAAGAAGGAAGGAACAACTGTTGTGGTAGATGCGATGCCTTTATCAAGTATTCCTGCAACTActtctaagaagaagaaatctgcaAAATCGTCTAAGAAAGTAAGTGAATCGTCTCCCTCTATTAAGTCTGATTCTATTAagtctaagaagaagaaaccccAATCTCCTGTAAAAAGGGGTTTAAGCATGTCTGATCTGTACTTAAGTAAGAACTTTTCTGAAACGGCGAATGTGGAATCGCATGATGTTGCCTCCGGCAAAAATGCGAATGTTGAATCGTCTGTTAAGTCTGTGTCTGAAAAGGTGAATCAAGAAAACCCTACTGTAGAGGAAAACCCTAGTTCTGTTGAAACCCTaggaaaaacccaaaatattgCTGAGAATGTTGGTGTGAACAATAATCCGAGTGTTCCTGAGAATATGACAGTTCCCACGAATGTCATAACTGATGTTACTGAAAAATCTCAAGAAAAGGCTGTTGTAACCGATGCTCCAACCGGTGTTGAACCATCCTCTATACCAACTGATGCTGAGAAGGATGTTGAAGCATCCAAAGGAGGATCTAGCCCACATGCTAACACTGCCACTGGGTCGTTTGGCAGTGGATCTAATACTGAAGCTTCCACTGAAGAGGAAGTAAACAAAGAAAGTACCCCTGAGGATGTGGCTGATTCTGAGCCAGAGAATGAAGCTGGTGAGGACTCTGAGAAAACCACAAATGAAGAACAGGACATAGTGGATGTTGATGAAGTCCCCTCTGAAGAAGATCTGCAACCTCCACCTACTCAGAAAGGAATTAGGAGAAGACTGAGAAGCAGGACCACTACACCTGCACCTGTTGTTACCACTACCCCTGTTGTCACCAAGAACTCAAAGGACACTACTCTGAAGCCTGTCAAGTATGGTCCTAAGAAAGGATGGAGCAAGCCTATACCTCCTCCTGAAAAGAATAAGGGTGTGCTGAAAAGGAAGAGTGCACCATCAAGTGATTCTGAATTTGAAGCTGAAAAGGATGCCTCAAGCATCAAGCCTCCTGCTAAGAAGGCTATGTCTGCTAAGAAGGCCATGCCTCAATTTGTTGCTCCTGACATTGAAGACTTTCCTT GCAAAGATATTCTGGAATGTGAAGAAATTGTAAGTTTGATCAATGATGCTGGATTGATCAAAACTGTGTGGGGCTTAGGCTCCTGCTATGAAAAGCTGGTTAGGGAGTTTGTTGTCAACATTCCTATAGGTTGTGACAATCCCTTGGATAAGGAGTTTCAGAAAGTCTTTGTTCGAGGAAAATGTGTTACTTTCTCCCCAAGTGTGATAAACAGGTTCCTGGGTAACTCTGATGAGCCACACCCTGATATAGATGTGTCTGATAATGTGGTCTGCAGAACCATCACAGCTGATAAAGTGAAAACCTGGCCCAAGAAGAAGAAGGTACCAGCTGTCAAGCTAACCCAAAAGTATGCCATCTTGAATCGCATTGCTTCTGTCAACTGGGTCCCTACTACACATGCATCCGACATtgcaacaaatctgggtaagctcatttatatgattggtACTGGTACTAAGTTTAATGCTggtctatatattttcaatcaagttgtgCAGCATGCCAAGACCTCTGTCACCAAGCAACCCATTGCATTTCCAACCCTAATCTGTGACATCATCTTGTCCCAACATCCAAATATAAGGCATGAGGATGAGTCTGCTAAGAAAAGGGCAACTCCTCTGGCCATTCATCAGAAGCTGTACAGTAAACAGCATGCTCCAGATATTGTTGGACCATCAAATGCTGCTGCTGACACTCCTATGACAAGGAAGGAGATGATTGCTATGCTGGAAGCAAACTGTAAGGAGCTAGATGAAAAGAAGTTgcagtttgaaaggatgatacATGCTCTCAGGGTTGAAGAGGCTGCAGCTCAAGCAGCTGATGCAGATGATGATGGCTCTAGtggtgaagaagaagctgaCACAGatgttgaaggagaagaaaatgATTCATCTCCAAGTGCTTCTGTGTAA